TCGATGAACCGACACCGCTCCCTCTACGATTCGCTTGGCAGACTCTTCGCAATCCTTCAAAATCTTGGCGGGCTGAGCGTTCTTAGCGGTGAAACTTTCGGGGGGCGACGTGTTCCACCGCCTTGGCAATTTCCGCTACGTGCTCGGGAGTATTCCCGCAGCATCCTCCTGCCAGATTCAGTAGGCCCTCCCTCGCGAATTCGCCCAAATAGTCCTTCATGTGAGAGGGCTCGAGGTCGAAACCCGTGGGCGCGAGCGGATTGGGCAAGCCCGCATTAGGATAACAAGAGACCGCCGCCCCCGCTTCCGCCGCGAGCGTTTCCAGGTGCGGCTTCATGAGGTCGGGACCGAGGGAACAATTCAACCCGATCGCCAAAGGCTGGAGATGAGAAAAGGCGTTCCAAAGGGCGTCGACTTTTTGGGCTGAAATCATGGTCTCGCCTCCCCGACCGACCGCCGCCGAGATGATGATCGGCCATTCCCGCCCTTTTTCCTCAAACATCTCCCGGAGGGCGACGCAGGCCGCCTTGGCATTGAGCGCGTCGAAGATGGTCTCCACCATTAGGATATCACTCCCGCCTTCCAAGAGCGCTTCCGCTTGCTCGCGGTAAGAGCGTTTCACCTGGTCGAAGGTCACGACCCGGAACCCGGGATCAGAGGCATCGGGCGAGACCGAAAGCGAGACGGTCATGGGCCCAATGGCTCCCGCCACGTAACGTCGCCGCCCGGTGTCGCTTCCGATGTCATCTGCCCACTTGCGACAAAGCTTAGCGGATTCCACATTGATATCTCGTTGGAGG
This sequence is a window from Verrucomicrobiota bacterium. Protein-coding genes within it:
- a CDS encoding homocysteine S-methyltransferase family protein — its product is MKTMEKSPAFETLEQSLAERILVLDGAMGTTIREYGLDEGAARGERFAKNEKDLLNNGDILSLTQPGVIGDIHKRFLEAGADLIETNTFSGTTIAQSEFFVEDPRETGGRKDPEFFEKEVLENPQLQDLQRDINVESAKLCRKWADDIGSDTGRRRYVAGAIGPMTVSLSVSPDASDPGFRVVTFDQVKRSYREQAEALLEGGSDILMVETIFDALNAKAACVALREMFEEKGREWPIIISAAVGRGGETMISAQKVDALWNAFSHLQPLAIGLNCSLGPDLMKPHLETLAAEAGAAVSCYPNAGLPNPLAPTGFDLEPSHMKDYLGEFAREGLLNLAGGCCGNTPEHVAEIAKAVEHVAPRKFHR